A genomic stretch from Gallus gallus isolate bGalGal1 chromosome 13, bGalGal1.mat.broiler.GRCg7b, whole genome shotgun sequence includes:
- the MATR3 gene encoding matrin-3 isoform X6 — MGGRGPGQVTAARGAEGGGGRARTRSPAAGGGEARGQAPPRRQRAAMRRGPAERRRSRESSVSGLRLSRDPARRRLPQPGHIPTGGAGRPAPASGAEQRGGRRARERGAAGGRAALSRSAAGRARGRAAASLRPSSRPSPAASATANGRRRRGPQEWNHHINGATHGRRCQLLLEIYPEWNPDSDSGHGMGDPFMLQQSTNPAPGILGPPPPPFHLGGPPVGPRGAGNGNMQGPRHMQKGRVETSRVVHIMDFQRGKNLRYQLLQLVEPFGIITNHLILNKINEAFIEMSTTEDAQAAVEYYSTTPALVFGKPVRVHLSQKYKRIKKPEGKPDQKTEAPKPELGRVIHLSNLPHSGYSDNAVLKLAEPYGKIKNYILMRMKSQAFIEMETREDALAMVEHCANKALWFQGRCVKVDLSEKYKKLVLRIPNKGVELLKKDKTRKRTYSPDSKDSPSDKKSKTDATQKPESGTVEDKAKEEKQDDTAEPSGTKSSEQADQDEPSLLLESEDELLVDEEEAAALLESGSSAGDDADVANLTDVTTEEKKDPADDVTVKTEGNVVANPATKKKLKKRYVGGFPRSMEGFVTLDEVGDEEDSDHQKLRKSGLAVKPAGKNDDSLAEIKVDKIEEPEQENETLENGTKTEDNLKAEAVEASDTTAAQDPEKNAHENIDTQDEQETKSVQEKALIPDEFRIGPYQPNVPVGVNYVVPKTGFYCKLCSLFYTNEDVAKKTHCSSLPHYQKLKKILDKMAEDYRQKKEA, encoded by the exons ATGGGCGGCCGCGGCCCGGGGCAGGTAACGGCGGCGCGCGGGGCTGAGGGAGGCGGAGGGCGGGCGCGAacccgcagccccgcggccgGGGGCGGAGAGGCGCGCGGCCAAGCCCCGCCCCGGCGGCAGCGCGCGGCCATGAGGCGAGGaccggcggagcggcggcgctCTCGCGAGAGCTCGGTGAGCGGCCTCCGCCTCTCGCGAGACCCGGCCCGGCGGCGCCTCCCTCAGCCCGGCCACATCCCCAcaggcggagcggggcggccgGCGCCGGCGAGCGGAGCGGAGCAGCGGGGCGGCCGCCGGGCACGTGAgcggggggcagcgggcgggcgggcggcgctcTCGCGGAGCGCGGCGGGACGTGCGCGGGGTCGCGCAGCCGCTTCTCTCCGTCCCTCCTCCCGTCCCTCCCCCGCCGCCAGTGCGACGGCGAACGGGAGGCGCCGCCGCGGCCCGCAG GAGTGGAATCACCATATCAATGGAGCGACTCATGGCCGACGCTGTCAGCTGCTGCTTGAAAT atatCCAGAATGGAACCCTGACAGTGATTCAGGACATGGAAT gGGCGATCCCTTTATGTTGCAGCAGTCCACAAACCCTGCACCAGGAATTCTGGGACCCCCACCACCTCCATTCCACCTGGGAGGGCCTCCTGTTGGGCCAAGAG GAGCTGGAAATGGCAACATGCAAGGACCGAGACACATGCAGAAGGGCAGAGTG GAAACAAGCAGAGTTGTTCACATCATGGATTTCCAGAGAGGGAAGAACTTGAGATATCAATTGCTTCAGCTTGTTGAACCATTTGGAATAATTACAAATCACTTGATTCTAAACAAAATCAATGAG GCATTTATTGAAATGTCAACCACTGAAGACGCTCAGGCTGCAGTAGAGTACTATTCAACAACACCTGCACTGGTATTTGGTAAACCAGTCAGAGTCCACCTGTCGCAGAAATACAAAAGGATAAAg AAACCTGAAGGTAAACCTGACCAAAAAACAGAGGCACCAAAACCAGAACTTGGTCGTGTGATTCACCTCAGCAATTTACCTCATTCGGGGTACTCTGATAACGCCGTGCTCAAGCTGGCTGAACCATATGGAAAAATTAAGAACTACATACTCATGAGGATGAAGAGCCAG GCTTTCATTGAAATGGAGACCAGAGAAGATGCTCTAGCCATGGTTGAACATTGTGCCAACAAAGCTCTTTGGTTCCAAGGCAGATGTGTGAAAGTGGATCTATctgaaaaatacaagaaattgGTGTTGAGG atTCCAAACAAAGGAGTTGAACTTCTGAAAAAGGATAAAACTAG aaagagaaCATATTCTCCAGACAGTAAAGACTCTCCAAGTGATAAGAAGTCTAAGACTGATGCTACTCAGAAGCCTGAAAGTGGCACTGTAGAAGATAAAGCAAAAGAGGAGAAGCAAGATGATACTGCTGAGCCATCGGGCACTAAAAGCAGCGAGCAGGCAGACCAAGATGAGCCTAGTTTACTCCTTGAATCTGAAGATGAGCTCCTAGTGGatgaggaggaagcagcagcactgctggaaagTGGCAGCTCAGCAGGAGATGATGCAGATGTTGCCAATTTAACTGATGTgactactgaagaaaaaaaggaccCAGCTGATGATGTGACCGTAAAAACCGAGGGAAATGTTGTGGCCAATccagcaacaaagaaaaaacttaAAAAG CGATACGTGGGTGGCTTTCCACGGAGCATGGAAGGCTTTGTCACTCTAGATGAGGTTGGTGATGAAGAAGACTCAGATCATCAGAAACTTCGGAAGTCGGGTTTGGCAGTAAAACCTGCTGGCAAAAATGATGATAGTTTGGCAGAAATCAAAGTAGACAAGATTgaggagccagagcaggaaaatgaaacGTTAGAAAATGGTACCAAGACTGAAGATAATCTGAAGGCTGAAGCTGTTGAAGCTTCCGacaccacagcagcacaagaTCCTGAGAAAAATGCCCATGAAAATATAGACACCCAGGATGAACAGGAAACAAAGAGTGTCCAAGAGAAAGCTCTTATTCCAGATGAATTTAGGATTGGGCCATACCAGCCAAATGTTCCTGTTG GTGTGAATTATGTGGTACCCAAAACAGGGTTTTATTGCAAATTGTGTTCCCTGTTCTACACAAATGAAGATGTTGCAAAAAAGACCCATTGCAGCAGCCTTCCTCATTATCAAAAGTTGAAG aaaattCTGGATAAAATGGCAGAAGACTacaggcaaaagaaagaagcataa
- the MATR3 gene encoding matrin-3 isoform X2, with translation MSKSFQQSSLSRDSQGHGRELSAGIGLLAAATQSLNMPASLGRMNQGTARLASLMNLGMSSSLNQQGSHSALSSGSTSSHNLQSIFNIGSRGPLPLSSQHRGDADQATNILASFGLSARDLDELSRYPEDKITPENLPQILLQLKRRRAEEGYGRDGRSSTREPPYRVPRDDWEEKRHFRRDSFDDRGPSLNPVVDYDHGSRSQESGYYDRMDYEDDRLRDGERCRDESFYGETSHNYHKFDSEYDRMGRGPGPERSLFEKKRGAPPNSNIEDFHGFLPKGYPHLCSICDMPVHSNKEWNHHINGATHGRRCQLLLEIYPEWNPDSDSGHGMGDPFMLQQSTNPAPGILGPPPPPFHLGGPPVGPRGAGNGNMQGPRHMQKGRVETSRVVHIMDFQRGKNLRYQLLQLVEPFGIITNHLILNKINEAFIEMSTTEDAQAAVEYYSTTPALVFGKPVRVHLSQKYKRIKKPEGKPDQKTEAPKPELGRVIHLSNLPHSGYSDNAVLKLAEPYGKIKNYILMRMKSQAFIEMETREDALAMVEHCANKALWFQGRCVKVDLSEKYKKLVLRIPNKGVELLKKDKTRKRTYSPDSKDSPSDKKSKTDATQKPESGTVEDKAKEEKQDDTAEPSGTKSSEQADQDEPSLLLESEDELLVDEEEAAALLESGSSAGDDADVANLTDVTTEEKKDPADDVTVKTEGNVVANPATKKKLKKRYVGGFPRSMEGFVTLDEVGDEEDSDHQKLRKSGLAVKPAGKNDDSLAEIKVDKIEEPEQENETLENGTKTEDNLKAEAVEASDTTAAQDPEKNAHENIDTQDEQETKSVQEKALIPDEFRIGPYQPNVPVENSG, from the exons ATGTCCAAGTCATTCCAGCAGTCATCTCTGAGTAGGGATTCACAAGGTCATGGGCGTGAGCTCTCTGCAGGAATAGGCCTTCTTGCTGCTGCTACCCAGTCTTTAAATATGCCAGCATCTCTTGGAAGGATGAACCAGGGTACTGCACGCCTTGCTAGCTTAATGAATCTTGGAATGAGTTCTTCATTGAACCAACAAGGATCTCATAGTGCACTGTCTTCTGGTAGTACCTCTTCCCATAATTTGCAGTCTATATTTAACATTGGAAGTAGAGGTCCGCTCCCTTTGTCTTCTCAGCACCGTGGAGATGCAGACCAGGCCACTAATATTTTGGCCAGCTTTGGTCTGTCTGCTAGAGACTTAGATGAACTGAGTCGCTATCCCGAGGACAAGATTACTCCTGAAAACTTGCCTCAGATCCTTCTACAACTTAAAAGGAGGAGAGCTGAAGAAGGTTATGGTAGAGATGGCAGATCATCCACACGGGAACCACCGTACAGAGTACCTAGGGAtgattgggaagaaaaaaggcattttagaAGAGATAGCTTTGATGATCGTGGTCCTAGTCTCAACCCGGTAGTTGACTATGACCATGGAAGTCGTTCTCAAGAATCTGGTTATTATGACAGAATGGATTATGAAGATGACAGATTGAGAGATGGAGAAAGGTGTAGGGATGAATCTTTCTATGGTGAGACTTCGCATAACTATCATAAATTTGACAGTGAGTATGACAGAATGGGTCGTGGCCCTGGTCCCGAGAGATCTCTCTTTGAGAAAAAGAGAGGTGCTCCTCCAAATAGCAATATTGAAGACTTCCATGGATTCTTACCGAAGGGTTATCCCCATCTGTGCTCTATATGTGATATGCCAGTTCATTCTAATAAG GAGTGGAATCACCATATCAATGGAGCGACTCATGGCCGACGCTGTCAGCTGCTGCTTGAAAT atatCCAGAATGGAACCCTGACAGTGATTCAGGACATGGAAT gGGCGATCCCTTTATGTTGCAGCAGTCCACAAACCCTGCACCAGGAATTCTGGGACCCCCACCACCTCCATTCCACCTGGGAGGGCCTCCTGTTGGGCCAAGAG GAGCTGGAAATGGCAACATGCAAGGACCGAGACACATGCAGAAGGGCAGAGTG GAAACAAGCAGAGTTGTTCACATCATGGATTTCCAGAGAGGGAAGAACTTGAGATATCAATTGCTTCAGCTTGTTGAACCATTTGGAATAATTACAAATCACTTGATTCTAAACAAAATCAATGAG GCATTTATTGAAATGTCAACCACTGAAGACGCTCAGGCTGCAGTAGAGTACTATTCAACAACACCTGCACTGGTATTTGGTAAACCAGTCAGAGTCCACCTGTCGCAGAAATACAAAAGGATAAAg AAACCTGAAGGTAAACCTGACCAAAAAACAGAGGCACCAAAACCAGAACTTGGTCGTGTGATTCACCTCAGCAATTTACCTCATTCGGGGTACTCTGATAACGCCGTGCTCAAGCTGGCTGAACCATATGGAAAAATTAAGAACTACATACTCATGAGGATGAAGAGCCAG GCTTTCATTGAAATGGAGACCAGAGAAGATGCTCTAGCCATGGTTGAACATTGTGCCAACAAAGCTCTTTGGTTCCAAGGCAGATGTGTGAAAGTGGATCTATctgaaaaatacaagaaattgGTGTTGAGG atTCCAAACAAAGGAGTTGAACTTCTGAAAAAGGATAAAACTAG aaagagaaCATATTCTCCAGACAGTAAAGACTCTCCAAGTGATAAGAAGTCTAAGACTGATGCTACTCAGAAGCCTGAAAGTGGCACTGTAGAAGATAAAGCAAAAGAGGAGAAGCAAGATGATACTGCTGAGCCATCGGGCACTAAAAGCAGCGAGCAGGCAGACCAAGATGAGCCTAGTTTACTCCTTGAATCTGAAGATGAGCTCCTAGTGGatgaggaggaagcagcagcactgctggaaagTGGCAGCTCAGCAGGAGATGATGCAGATGTTGCCAATTTAACTGATGTgactactgaagaaaaaaaggaccCAGCTGATGATGTGACCGTAAAAACCGAGGGAAATGTTGTGGCCAATccagcaacaaagaaaaaacttaAAAAG CGATACGTGGGTGGCTTTCCACGGAGCATGGAAGGCTTTGTCACTCTAGATGAGGTTGGTGATGAAGAAGACTCAGATCATCAGAAACTTCGGAAGTCGGGTTTGGCAGTAAAACCTGCTGGCAAAAATGATGATAGTTTGGCAGAAATCAAAGTAGACAAGATTgaggagccagagcaggaaaatgaaacGTTAGAAAATGGTACCAAGACTGAAGATAATCTGAAGGCTGAAGCTGTTGAAGCTTCCGacaccacagcagcacaagaTCCTGAGAAAAATGCCCATGAAAATATAGACACCCAGGATGAACAGGAAACAAAGAGTGTCCAAGAGAAAGCTCTTATTCCAGATGAATTTAGGATTGGGCCATACCAGCCAAATGTTCCTGTTG aaaattCTGGATAA
- the MATR3 gene encoding matrin-3 isoform X10: MGGRGPGQVTAARGAEGGGGRARTRSPAAGGGEARGQAPPRRQRAAMRRGPAERRRSRESSVSGLRLSRDPARRRLPQPGHIPTGGAGRPAPASGAEQRGGRREWNHHINGATHGRRCQLLLEIYPEWNPDSDSGHGMGDPFMLQQSTNPAPGILGPPPPPFHLGGPPVGPRGAGNGNMQGPRHMQKGRVETSRVVHIMDFQRGKNLRYQLLQLVEPFGIITNHLILNKINEAFIEMSTTEDAQAAVEYYSTTPALVFGKPVRVHLSQKYKRIKKPEGKPDQKTEAPKPELGRVIHLSNLPHSGYSDNAVLKLAEPYGKIKNYILMRMKSQAFIEMETREDALAMVEHCANKALWFQGRCVKVDLSEKYKKLVLRIPNKGVELLKKDKTRKRTYSPDSKDSPSDKKSKTDATQKPESGTVEDKAKEEKQDDTAEPSGTKSSEQADQDEPSLLLESEDELLVDEEEAAALLESGSSAGDDADVANLTDVTTEEKKDPADDVTVKTEGNVVANPATKKKLKKRYVGGFPRSMEGFVTLDEVGDEEDSDHQKLRKSGLAVKPAGKNDDSLAEIKVDKIEEPEQENETLENGTKTEDNLKAEAVEASDTTAAQDPEKNAHENIDTQDEQETKSVQEKALIPDEFRIGPYQPNVPVENSG, encoded by the exons ATGGGCGGCCGCGGCCCGGGGCAGGTAACGGCGGCGCGCGGGGCTGAGGGAGGCGGAGGGCGGGCGCGAacccgcagccccgcggccgGGGGCGGAGAGGCGCGCGGCCAAGCCCCGCCCCGGCGGCAGCGCGCGGCCATGAGGCGAGGaccggcggagcggcggcgctCTCGCGAGAGCTCGGTGAGCGGCCTCCGCCTCTCGCGAGACCCGGCCCGGCGGCGCCTCCCTCAGCCCGGCCACATCCCCAcaggcggagcggggcggccgGCGCCGGCGAGCGGAGCGGAGCAGCGGGGCGGCCGCCGG GAGTGGAATCACCATATCAATGGAGCGACTCATGGCCGACGCTGTCAGCTGCTGCTTGAAAT atatCCAGAATGGAACCCTGACAGTGATTCAGGACATGGAAT gGGCGATCCCTTTATGTTGCAGCAGTCCACAAACCCTGCACCAGGAATTCTGGGACCCCCACCACCTCCATTCCACCTGGGAGGGCCTCCTGTTGGGCCAAGAG GAGCTGGAAATGGCAACATGCAAGGACCGAGACACATGCAGAAGGGCAGAGTG GAAACAAGCAGAGTTGTTCACATCATGGATTTCCAGAGAGGGAAGAACTTGAGATATCAATTGCTTCAGCTTGTTGAACCATTTGGAATAATTACAAATCACTTGATTCTAAACAAAATCAATGAG GCATTTATTGAAATGTCAACCACTGAAGACGCTCAGGCTGCAGTAGAGTACTATTCAACAACACCTGCACTGGTATTTGGTAAACCAGTCAGAGTCCACCTGTCGCAGAAATACAAAAGGATAAAg AAACCTGAAGGTAAACCTGACCAAAAAACAGAGGCACCAAAACCAGAACTTGGTCGTGTGATTCACCTCAGCAATTTACCTCATTCGGGGTACTCTGATAACGCCGTGCTCAAGCTGGCTGAACCATATGGAAAAATTAAGAACTACATACTCATGAGGATGAAGAGCCAG GCTTTCATTGAAATGGAGACCAGAGAAGATGCTCTAGCCATGGTTGAACATTGTGCCAACAAAGCTCTTTGGTTCCAAGGCAGATGTGTGAAAGTGGATCTATctgaaaaatacaagaaattgGTGTTGAGG atTCCAAACAAAGGAGTTGAACTTCTGAAAAAGGATAAAACTAG aaagagaaCATATTCTCCAGACAGTAAAGACTCTCCAAGTGATAAGAAGTCTAAGACTGATGCTACTCAGAAGCCTGAAAGTGGCACTGTAGAAGATAAAGCAAAAGAGGAGAAGCAAGATGATACTGCTGAGCCATCGGGCACTAAAAGCAGCGAGCAGGCAGACCAAGATGAGCCTAGTTTACTCCTTGAATCTGAAGATGAGCTCCTAGTGGatgaggaggaagcagcagcactgctggaaagTGGCAGCTCAGCAGGAGATGATGCAGATGTTGCCAATTTAACTGATGTgactactgaagaaaaaaaggaccCAGCTGATGATGTGACCGTAAAAACCGAGGGAAATGTTGTGGCCAATccagcaacaaagaaaaaacttaAAAAG CGATACGTGGGTGGCTTTCCACGGAGCATGGAAGGCTTTGTCACTCTAGATGAGGTTGGTGATGAAGAAGACTCAGATCATCAGAAACTTCGGAAGTCGGGTTTGGCAGTAAAACCTGCTGGCAAAAATGATGATAGTTTGGCAGAAATCAAAGTAGACAAGATTgaggagccagagcaggaaaatgaaacGTTAGAAAATGGTACCAAGACTGAAGATAATCTGAAGGCTGAAGCTGTTGAAGCTTCCGacaccacagcagcacaagaTCCTGAGAAAAATGCCCATGAAAATATAGACACCCAGGATGAACAGGAAACAAAGAGTGTCCAAGAGAAAGCTCTTATTCCAGATGAATTTAGGATTGGGCCATACCAGCCAAATGTTCCTGTTG aaaattCTGGATAA
- the MATR3 gene encoding matrin-3 isoform X9 has product MGGRGPGQEWNHHINGATHGRRCQLLLEIYPEWNPDSDSGHGMGDPFMLQQSTNPAPGILGPPPPPFHLGGPPVGPRGAGNGNMQGPRHMQKGRVETSRVVHIMDFQRGKNLRYQLLQLVEPFGIITNHLILNKINEAFIEMSTTEDAQAAVEYYSTTPALVFGKPVRVHLSQKYKRIKKPEGKPDQKTEAPKPELGRVIHLSNLPHSGYSDNAVLKLAEPYGKIKNYILMRMKSQAFIEMETREDALAMVEHCANKALWFQGRCVKVDLSEKYKKLVLRIPNKGVELLKKDKTRKRTYSPDSKDSPSDKKSKTDATQKPESGTVEDKAKEEKQDDTAEPSGTKSSEQADQDEPSLLLESEDELLVDEEEAAALLESGSSAGDDADVANLTDVTTEEKKDPADDVTVKTEGNVVANPATKKKLKKRYVGGFPRSMEGFVTLDEVGDEEDSDHQKLRKSGLAVKPAGKNDDSLAEIKVDKIEEPEQENETLENGTKTEDNLKAEAVEASDTTAAQDPEKNAHENIDTQDEQETKSVQEKALIPDEFRIGPYQPNVPVENSG; this is encoded by the exons ATGGGCGGCCGCGGCCCGGGGCAG GAGTGGAATCACCATATCAATGGAGCGACTCATGGCCGACGCTGTCAGCTGCTGCTTGAAAT atatCCAGAATGGAACCCTGACAGTGATTCAGGACATGGAAT gGGCGATCCCTTTATGTTGCAGCAGTCCACAAACCCTGCACCAGGAATTCTGGGACCCCCACCACCTCCATTCCACCTGGGAGGGCCTCCTGTTGGGCCAAGAG GAGCTGGAAATGGCAACATGCAAGGACCGAGACACATGCAGAAGGGCAGAGTG GAAACAAGCAGAGTTGTTCACATCATGGATTTCCAGAGAGGGAAGAACTTGAGATATCAATTGCTTCAGCTTGTTGAACCATTTGGAATAATTACAAATCACTTGATTCTAAACAAAATCAATGAG GCATTTATTGAAATGTCAACCACTGAAGACGCTCAGGCTGCAGTAGAGTACTATTCAACAACACCTGCACTGGTATTTGGTAAACCAGTCAGAGTCCACCTGTCGCAGAAATACAAAAGGATAAAg AAACCTGAAGGTAAACCTGACCAAAAAACAGAGGCACCAAAACCAGAACTTGGTCGTGTGATTCACCTCAGCAATTTACCTCATTCGGGGTACTCTGATAACGCCGTGCTCAAGCTGGCTGAACCATATGGAAAAATTAAGAACTACATACTCATGAGGATGAAGAGCCAG GCTTTCATTGAAATGGAGACCAGAGAAGATGCTCTAGCCATGGTTGAACATTGTGCCAACAAAGCTCTTTGGTTCCAAGGCAGATGTGTGAAAGTGGATCTATctgaaaaatacaagaaattgGTGTTGAGG atTCCAAACAAAGGAGTTGAACTTCTGAAAAAGGATAAAACTAG aaagagaaCATATTCTCCAGACAGTAAAGACTCTCCAAGTGATAAGAAGTCTAAGACTGATGCTACTCAGAAGCCTGAAAGTGGCACTGTAGAAGATAAAGCAAAAGAGGAGAAGCAAGATGATACTGCTGAGCCATCGGGCACTAAAAGCAGCGAGCAGGCAGACCAAGATGAGCCTAGTTTACTCCTTGAATCTGAAGATGAGCTCCTAGTGGatgaggaggaagcagcagcactgctggaaagTGGCAGCTCAGCAGGAGATGATGCAGATGTTGCCAATTTAACTGATGTgactactgaagaaaaaaaggaccCAGCTGATGATGTGACCGTAAAAACCGAGGGAAATGTTGTGGCCAATccagcaacaaagaaaaaacttaAAAAG CGATACGTGGGTGGCTTTCCACGGAGCATGGAAGGCTTTGTCACTCTAGATGAGGTTGGTGATGAAGAAGACTCAGATCATCAGAAACTTCGGAAGTCGGGTTTGGCAGTAAAACCTGCTGGCAAAAATGATGATAGTTTGGCAGAAATCAAAGTAGACAAGATTgaggagccagagcaggaaaatgaaacGTTAGAAAATGGTACCAAGACTGAAGATAATCTGAAGGCTGAAGCTGTTGAAGCTTCCGacaccacagcagcacaagaTCCTGAGAAAAATGCCCATGAAAATATAGACACCCAGGATGAACAGGAAACAAAGAGTGTCCAAGAGAAAGCTCTTATTCCAGATGAATTTAGGATTGGGCCATACCAGCCAAATGTTCCTGTTG aaaattCTGGATAA
- the MATR3 gene encoding matrin-3 isoform X8, with protein MGGRGPGQVTAARGAEGGGGRARTRSPAAGGGEARGQAPPRRQRAAMRRGPAERRRSRESSEWNHHINGATHGRRCQLLLEIYPEWNPDSDSGHGMGDPFMLQQSTNPAPGILGPPPPPFHLGGPPVGPRGAGNGNMQGPRHMQKGRVETSRVVHIMDFQRGKNLRYQLLQLVEPFGIITNHLILNKINEAFIEMSTTEDAQAAVEYYSTTPALVFGKPVRVHLSQKYKRIKKPEGKPDQKTEAPKPELGRVIHLSNLPHSGYSDNAVLKLAEPYGKIKNYILMRMKSQAFIEMETREDALAMVEHCANKALWFQGRCVKVDLSEKYKKLVLRIPNKGVELLKKDKTRKRTYSPDSKDSPSDKKSKTDATQKPESGTVEDKAKEEKQDDTAEPSGTKSSEQADQDEPSLLLESEDELLVDEEEAAALLESGSSAGDDADVANLTDVTTEEKKDPADDVTVKTEGNVVANPATKKKLKKRYVGGFPRSMEGFVTLDEVGDEEDSDHQKLRKSGLAVKPAGKNDDSLAEIKVDKIEEPEQENETLENGTKTEDNLKAEAVEASDTTAAQDPEKNAHENIDTQDEQETKSVQEKALIPDEFRIGPYQPNVPVENSG; from the exons ATGGGCGGCCGCGGCCCGGGGCAGGTAACGGCGGCGCGCGGGGCTGAGGGAGGCGGAGGGCGGGCGCGAacccgcagccccgcggccgGGGGCGGAGAGGCGCGCGGCCAAGCCCCGCCCCGGCGGCAGCGCGCGGCCATGAGGCGAGGaccggcggagcggcggcgctCTCGCGAGAGCTCG GAGTGGAATCACCATATCAATGGAGCGACTCATGGCCGACGCTGTCAGCTGCTGCTTGAAAT atatCCAGAATGGAACCCTGACAGTGATTCAGGACATGGAAT gGGCGATCCCTTTATGTTGCAGCAGTCCACAAACCCTGCACCAGGAATTCTGGGACCCCCACCACCTCCATTCCACCTGGGAGGGCCTCCTGTTGGGCCAAGAG GAGCTGGAAATGGCAACATGCAAGGACCGAGACACATGCAGAAGGGCAGAGTG GAAACAAGCAGAGTTGTTCACATCATGGATTTCCAGAGAGGGAAGAACTTGAGATATCAATTGCTTCAGCTTGTTGAACCATTTGGAATAATTACAAATCACTTGATTCTAAACAAAATCAATGAG GCATTTATTGAAATGTCAACCACTGAAGACGCTCAGGCTGCAGTAGAGTACTATTCAACAACACCTGCACTGGTATTTGGTAAACCAGTCAGAGTCCACCTGTCGCAGAAATACAAAAGGATAAAg AAACCTGAAGGTAAACCTGACCAAAAAACAGAGGCACCAAAACCAGAACTTGGTCGTGTGATTCACCTCAGCAATTTACCTCATTCGGGGTACTCTGATAACGCCGTGCTCAAGCTGGCTGAACCATATGGAAAAATTAAGAACTACATACTCATGAGGATGAAGAGCCAG GCTTTCATTGAAATGGAGACCAGAGAAGATGCTCTAGCCATGGTTGAACATTGTGCCAACAAAGCTCTTTGGTTCCAAGGCAGATGTGTGAAAGTGGATCTATctgaaaaatacaagaaattgGTGTTGAGG atTCCAAACAAAGGAGTTGAACTTCTGAAAAAGGATAAAACTAG aaagagaaCATATTCTCCAGACAGTAAAGACTCTCCAAGTGATAAGAAGTCTAAGACTGATGCTACTCAGAAGCCTGAAAGTGGCACTGTAGAAGATAAAGCAAAAGAGGAGAAGCAAGATGATACTGCTGAGCCATCGGGCACTAAAAGCAGCGAGCAGGCAGACCAAGATGAGCCTAGTTTACTCCTTGAATCTGAAGATGAGCTCCTAGTGGatgaggaggaagcagcagcactgctggaaagTGGCAGCTCAGCAGGAGATGATGCAGATGTTGCCAATTTAACTGATGTgactactgaagaaaaaaaggaccCAGCTGATGATGTGACCGTAAAAACCGAGGGAAATGTTGTGGCCAATccagcaacaaagaaaaaacttaAAAAG CGATACGTGGGTGGCTTTCCACGGAGCATGGAAGGCTTTGTCACTCTAGATGAGGTTGGTGATGAAGAAGACTCAGATCATCAGAAACTTCGGAAGTCGGGTTTGGCAGTAAAACCTGCTGGCAAAAATGATGATAGTTTGGCAGAAATCAAAGTAGACAAGATTgaggagccagagcaggaaaatgaaacGTTAGAAAATGGTACCAAGACTGAAGATAATCTGAAGGCTGAAGCTGTTGAAGCTTCCGacaccacagcagcacaagaTCCTGAGAAAAATGCCCATGAAAATATAGACACCCAGGATGAACAGGAAACAAAGAGTGTCCAAGAGAAAGCTCTTATTCCAGATGAATTTAGGATTGGGCCATACCAGCCAAATGTTCCTGTTG aaaattCTGGATAA